Genomic segment of Ewingella sp. CoE-038-23:
GCGAAGAGCGCGAAGCCCTGCTGGCCACTCGCCTGCTGCAATTTGAAGAAGTGCTGACTACCGTGGCCCGCGAAGGTACACCGCACACCATGTGTGCTTACCTGTATGACGTGGCTGGCCTGTTCTCTAGCTTCTACGAGCACTGCCCAATTCTCAACGCTGCTGACGAAACCAGCCGCCAAAGCCGCCTGAAACTGGCCCTGCTGACCCAAAGAACGCTGAAAACCGGTCTGGATACCTTGGGTATTGAAACCGTAGAACGCATGTAATTCTCGCGTTTTCCGCGCCATAAGAAAGGCCAGCATCTGATGCTGGCCTTTTTGTTATTGCTTGGTTATTGGCGGGCTGGAAATCAATCCAGACGGCGAGCGAACTCTTTGACGCGGAAGCCTAACAGCCCCAGCACGCCGAAGTAGGCGATCACCCCGACCACGACCACCGCCATCAGGCGCGCCAGCCGATAAGCCATGCCGCCGACGTCCCACGCGGGCATCACGTACAGCATGCCGAGCAGCGCGGCGGACATCGCCACAACCGCCAGAATCAGTTTGATCAGGAAGATGCGCCAGCCCGGCTGCGGCTGGAAGATATCCTGTTTGCGCAGTTGCCAGTAGAGCAGCGCGGCGTTAAGGCAGGCAGCCAGACCAATCGACAGCGACAGACCGGCATGCTTCAGCGGGCCGATAAAGGCCAGGTTCATCACCTGAGTCATCGCCAGCGTGATAATGGCAATCTTCACCGGCGTCTTAATATCCTGACGCGAATAGAAGCCCGGAGCCAGCACCTTGACCACGATCAACCCCATCAGGCCAACGGAATAGGCAATCAGCGCGCGCTGGGTCATAGAGGCATCAAAGGCGGTAAATTTGCCGTATTGGAACAGAGCTACGGTCAGCGGCTTCGCCAGAATACCCAGCGCCACAGAGCTTGGCAGCGCCAGCAGGAAGCACAGGCGCAGGCCCCAATCCATCAAGCGGTTGTACTGCATATGGTCGCCGCTGGAGAAGCTGCGCGCCAGCGATGGCAGCAAGATGGTGCCCAGCGCCACGCCCAGCACGCCGGACGGGAACTCCATCAGGCGGTCAGCGTAATACATCCACGACACCGAGCCAGACACCAGGAATGAGGCAAAAATGGTGTTGATGATCAGCGAGATTTGGCTGACGGACACCCCGAGAATGGCCGGTCCCATTTGGCGCATGACGCGCCAGACACCGGCATCCTTCAGGTTCAGTCGCGGCAACACCAGCATGCCGATTTTCTTCAAGTGCGGCAGTTGGTAA
This window contains:
- the murJ gene encoding murein biosynthesis integral membrane protein MurJ — translated: MNLLKSLAAVSSMTMFSRVLGFARDAIVARVFGAGMVTDAFFVAFKLPNLLRRIFAEGAFSQAFVPILAEYKTQQGEEATRTFIAYVSGLLTLVLAVVTVLGMIAAPWVIYVTAPGFVDSPDKFALTSALLRITFPYILLISLASLVGAILNTWNRFSIPAFAPTFLNVSMIGFALFAAPYFHPPILALAWAVVAGGLLQLGYQLPHLKKIGMLVLPRLNLKDAGVWRVMRQMGPAILGVSVSQISLIINTIFASFLVSGSVSWMYYADRLMEFPSGVLGVALGTILLPSLARSFSSGDHMQYNRLMDWGLRLCFLLALPSSVALGILAKPLTVALFQYGKFTAFDASMTQRALIAYSVGLMGLIVVKVLAPGFYSRQDIKTPVKIAIITLAMTQVMNLAFIGPLKHAGLSLSIGLAACLNAALLYWQLRKQDIFQPQPGWRIFLIKLILAVVAMSAALLGMLYVMPAWDVGGMAYRLARLMAVVVVGVIAYFGVLGLLGFRVKEFARRLD